The following DNA comes from Kaistia sp. 32K.
GCCGGCATTCACTTCGCTCGAAAACGCCCTTCGGTTGGGGCGGTCGAATAGGGATAGTGCCATGAAGATCTTCGTCACCGACCACGCCGGCGAGGAGCACGAGCTCGAAGCGCTCGAGGGTTGGCGGGTGATGGAAGTCATCCGCGACTGGAACATCGGCATCAAGGCCGAATGCGGCGGCGCCTGCGCCTGCGCCACCTGCCACGTCTATGTCGACCCGGACTGGGTCGACCGGCTGATTCCGATGTCGGACGAGGAAGAGGAACGCCTCGACGACGCCATGGCGGTCAAGTCGAACTCGCGCCTGTCGTGCCAGATCCTGATGTCGGAAGAGCTCGACGGCCTCCGCGTCCGCCTCGCCCCCGGCAGCGAACCGGAAGAGCTGGCGGCGTAGTTCTTGTCCCGTACGGCAATTTGCCGTATGCTTCCAGGCATGAGTGACACCGGAAACTCCTCGCGCCTCGAGGCGCGCGTTCCGACCCGCGTGCTGGATATGATCAAGCGCGCCGCGGAACTGCGTGGAATTTCCGTGACCAGCTTCGTGATCGAAGCGACGGCCGAGAAGGCTGTGCAGGTCATCGAGCAGATGGACGCGATCCGCCTGACGCGCGAAGAGCAGGCTCGCTTCGCGGAGGCGCTCCTCAACCCGCCGGAACCGACAGAAGCACTCCGCGATGCCGCCAGGCGTCATCGTGATCTCGTCGCCAGCAAGTCTTGACCACGCTCTACCGGATCGAGCCGCTGGCTTCGACGCAGGATCGCAGCGCGTTTCGCTGTGGCAATGATCGTATCGACCGCTTCTTCCTGAATGTCGTTTCGCAGGATATCCGGCGGAACTATGTGCGCTGCTTTGTCTGCATCGA
Coding sequences within:
- a CDS encoding 2Fe-2S iron-sulfur cluster-binding protein, encoding MKIFVTDHAGEEHELEALEGWRVMEVIRDWNIGIKAECGGACACATCHVYVDPDWVDRLIPMSDEEEERLDDAMAVKSNSRLSCQILMSEELDGLRVRLAPGSEPEELAA
- a CDS encoding DUF1778 domain-containing protein, with the translated sequence MSRTAICRMLPGMSDTGNSSRLEARVPTRVLDMIKRAAELRGISVTSFVIEATAEKAVQVIEQMDAIRLTREEQARFAEALLNPPEPTEALRDAARRHRDLVASKS